In the genome of Myxococcales bacterium, one region contains:
- a CDS encoding ArsA family ATPase: protein MSFRALLAQHRLVVCIGTGGVGKTSLSAAIALAGAVAGRKAAVLTIDPARALGRALGIGELTGELARVDAERSSSLEFSPGGELSAGMLEPARAWDAFVERHAPAGGVARAILSNGFYKQLSRSFSGSTEYVAIEELCRLHESGRYDLIVLDTPPAAHALDFVRAPSRIDRLLDPEVLGVLVRPPPIASRILRMLRRAAGAGTLDEVSTLASSFEGLFGAVRRRSRESRALLSSDTTAFVLVAGPEPELLVGARALGASLEELGMTLSAVVQNRVHPLVEVGNGAEAEASLARLAADGFDAECIRWLRRTHGDAVRTAHAEARDWAAFQQQLPPDLLRVRVDELDHDVHSIADLVELSARLVAP from the coding sequence GTGAGCTTCCGCGCGCTGCTCGCGCAACACCGATTGGTCGTGTGCATCGGCACCGGCGGTGTGGGCAAGACGAGCTTGTCGGCCGCCATCGCCCTCGCCGGTGCGGTGGCCGGCCGCAAGGCTGCGGTGCTGACCATCGATCCCGCGCGGGCCCTTGGCCGAGCGCTGGGCATTGGAGAGCTCACGGGTGAGCTGGCCCGCGTCGACGCCGAGCGCTCCAGCAGCCTGGAATTTTCACCCGGCGGAGAGCTGTCGGCGGGCATGCTGGAGCCAGCCCGCGCGTGGGACGCCTTCGTCGAGCGGCACGCTCCAGCCGGCGGCGTGGCCCGTGCGATCCTGAGCAACGGCTTCTACAAGCAACTCTCCCGCAGCTTCTCGGGCTCGACCGAGTACGTTGCCATCGAGGAGCTGTGTCGGCTCCACGAGTCAGGGCGCTACGACCTGATCGTGCTCGACACGCCGCCTGCTGCCCACGCCCTCGACTTCGTGCGTGCCCCGTCGCGCATCGACCGTTTGCTGGACCCGGAGGTGCTGGGAGTGCTCGTTCGTCCGCCGCCGATCGCTTCGCGGATTTTGCGCATGCTGCGGCGTGCCGCTGGAGCCGGAACTCTCGACGAGGTGTCGACGTTGGCGTCGTCGTTCGAGGGGTTGTTCGGGGCCGTGCGGCGGCGGTCCCGCGAGTCACGGGCGCTGCTCTCGAGTGACACCACGGCCTTCGTATTGGTCGCTGGCCCGGAGCCCGAGCTGCTCGTTGGAGCCCGCGCGCTGGGCGCTTCGCTGGAGGAGCTCGGCATGACCCTGAGCGCCGTCGTTCAGAATCGAGTCCATCCCTTGGTCGAAGTGGGGAACGGTGCCGAGGCGGAGGCGTCGTTAGCGAGGCTTGCGGCCGACGGGTTCGATGCGGAGTGCATCCGCTGGCTTCGTCGCACGCACGGCGACGCGGTTCGCACTGCACACGCCGAGGCGCGAGACTGGGCGGCTTTTCAGCAGCAACTACCCCCAGATTTGCTGCGCGTTCGCGTGGACGAGCTCGACCACGACGTGCACTCCATCGCGGATCTCGTGGAGCTGTCGGCCCGCCTGGTCGCGCCCTGA
- a CDS encoding pyridoxamine 5'-phosphate oxidase family protein, which yields MKKLLAENASIKLGSVSEEGAPWLATAYFAAADPFKLTVLIEATGRTLANLRANPRVAVMIEHGDAMALFAQAEGVARLVDERHAAIRDAIAEKTPAAAPLVALPNLVGVELDISRWRLTDVPAGWLPGRELSRP from the coding sequence TTGAAGAAGCTGCTCGCCGAGAACGCCAGCATCAAGCTGGGGTCGGTCAGTGAAGAAGGGGCGCCCTGGTTGGCGACGGCCTACTTCGCGGCGGCCGACCCGTTCAAGTTGACGGTGCTGATCGAGGCCACCGGCCGTACCCTCGCCAACCTGCGCGCCAACCCGCGCGTGGCGGTCATGATCGAACACGGCGACGCCATGGCGTTGTTTGCCCAGGCCGAAGGCGTGGCCAGGCTCGTCGATGAACGGCACGCTGCCATCCGCGATGCGATCGCCGAGAAGACGCCCGCGGCGGCGCCGTTGGTCGCCCTACCCAACCTGGTCGGAGTAGAGCTCGACATCTCGCGCTGGCGTTTGACCGACGTGCCTGCGGGCTGGCTGCCCGGGAGGGAGCTGTCGCGTCCGTGA
- a CDS encoding ArsA family ATPase, giving the protein MAERLHFVLGKGGVGKSTVAAALALAKREQGARVLCIELDAPGGTSSALGEALTTPGALVHSRSGVVLTYFDGAAALSEYLRRKVHLGRLTDVVLEHPLYAAFVQAAPGVRELLAIGKVRDELVLQKRWDVVVVDGGASGSALEHLRMPGAAAHAFRRGRVQREARRVHGVLADPKTTSIHVVATAEEMPILEAAETSRRIRYELGLPLGRVIVNRCLSPAPEGVEACLSRLEHTPGSAGLVTAARRALGWERIQERAIQRLERACGLVALRLPRLVTDGFGVNELRTLGRLLVEGT; this is encoded by the coding sequence TTGGCTGAGCGTCTCCACTTCGTGCTCGGCAAAGGCGGTGTTGGCAAGTCGACCGTCGCTGCTGCGCTCGCCCTGGCGAAGCGCGAGCAAGGCGCGCGCGTGCTCTGCATCGAGCTCGATGCACCCGGCGGAACGAGCAGTGCTCTCGGCGAGGCGTTGACCACTCCCGGCGCGCTGGTGCACAGCCGTTCCGGAGTGGTCCTGACCTACTTCGATGGCGCGGCCGCCCTGTCCGAGTACCTCCGGCGCAAGGTGCACCTCGGGCGCCTGACGGATGTCGTGCTCGAGCACCCGCTGTATGCGGCGTTCGTCCAAGCAGCCCCAGGAGTGAGGGAGCTCCTGGCGATCGGCAAAGTACGCGACGAGCTGGTGCTGCAGAAACGCTGGGACGTCGTCGTGGTCGATGGCGGGGCAAGCGGCAGTGCGCTCGAGCACCTGCGTATGCCCGGCGCCGCGGCACACGCCTTTCGGCGCGGGCGGGTGCAGCGCGAGGCGCGGCGGGTGCATGGTGTGCTGGCCGACCCGAAGACGACGTCGATTCACGTCGTGGCGACGGCGGAGGAGATGCCAATCTTGGAGGCGGCCGAGACCAGTCGGCGCATCCGGTACGAGCTCGGCCTGCCGCTCGGTCGGGTGATCGTCAACCGCTGTCTGTCGCCAGCACCCGAGGGCGTGGAGGCTTGCCTCTCGCGATTGGAACACACCCCCGGGTCGGCCGGGCTCGTGACCGCGGCTCGACGAGCGCTCGGGTGGGAGCGCATCCAAGAGCGAGCCATCCAGCGGCTCGAACGCGCCTGCGGTCTGGTGGCACTTCGCCTCCCGCGCCTGGTCACGGACGGATTCGGAGTGAACGAGCTCAGAACGCTGGGCCGCCTCCTCGTGGAGGGCACGTGA
- a CDS encoding prenyltransferase: MSTNTAAESPGLARRDNILAGIWRVADPKITLASVAAMILGGSIAAWQGPLSAGWLAVTVLGIFCIEAAKNASGEIFDWDSGADQGLKQDERTPFSGGKRVLVDGLMTRRQCAIMAAVFYALGIGAGLAIVLLREPSVMALGVVGVALAYFYHAPPFSLSYRGLGEAAVALAYGPVIACGTYLVQRHDVSLAVMVASLPLGLAIMGFLWINEFPDARADAEAGKRTLVVRLGRARAARVFAGLVGVTYLGVALLPLLGLPLGVLGGFLGLPLSVRAAMRLAKHHDHPQEIVPAQGWTLLSFVLLSLGAGAGISIFG; this comes from the coding sequence ATGAGCACGAACACGGCAGCGGAAAGTCCCGGGCTTGCCCGACGCGACAACATTCTCGCCGGCATCTGGCGGGTCGCGGATCCCAAGATCACTCTCGCTTCAGTGGCGGCCATGATCCTCGGCGGCAGCATCGCGGCGTGGCAAGGGCCCCTGTCCGCGGGTTGGCTCGCCGTCACCGTGCTCGGCATCTTCTGCATCGAGGCGGCGAAGAACGCGTCGGGAGAGATCTTCGATTGGGACTCGGGCGCGGATCAAGGACTGAAACAAGACGAACGCACCCCGTTCAGCGGCGGCAAGCGGGTCTTGGTCGACGGGCTGATGACCCGCCGTCAGTGCGCGATCATGGCTGCGGTCTTCTACGCTCTGGGCATTGGCGCCGGGCTCGCCATCGTCCTTTTGCGTGAGCCGAGCGTGATGGCGCTGGGAGTCGTGGGAGTCGCGCTTGCATATTTCTATCACGCGCCGCCGTTTTCCCTCTCCTACCGAGGGCTGGGTGAGGCCGCGGTTGCGCTCGCGTACGGACCCGTCATCGCGTGCGGCACCTATCTGGTGCAGCGGCACGATGTCTCGCTCGCGGTCATGGTCGCGTCGTTGCCCCTGGGGCTCGCCATCATGGGGTTCCTGTGGATCAACGAGTTCCCGGACGCGCGGGCGGACGCCGAGGCCGGCAAGCGCACGCTCGTCGTGCGGCTGGGGCGGGCGAGAGCTGCGCGGGTGTTTGCCGGTCTGGTCGGGGTCACGTATCTCGGCGTCGCGCTCTTGCCGTTGCTCGGCCTGCCGTTGGGCGTGCTGGGCGGGTTCTTGGGGCTGCCGCTCTCCGTGCGCGCGGCCATGCGGCTGGCAAAGCACCACGATCATCCGCAGGAGATCGTGCCTGCCCAGGGCTGGACGCTGCTGTCCTTCGTGCTCCTTTCGCTGGGCGCCGGCGCAGGGATCTCGATCTTTGGCTGA